One Drosophila virilis strain 15010-1051.87 chromosome 5, Dvir_AGI_RSII-ME, whole genome shotgun sequence DNA window includes the following coding sequences:
- the tn gene encoding RING finger protein nhl-1 isoform X3, whose protein sequence is MEQFEQLLTCCVCLDRYRIPKLLPCQHSFCMEPCMEGLVDYVRRQVKCPECRAEHRIPYNGVQAFPTNVTLQRFLELHIEITGELPDPTSGQIMERCGVCSEKAYLSHCAHCEKKICEDCKSAHMDILRREITRFNSQIRRSLHRLQDSLAIIEKNTTSLQTNAISVTEEIDEIYRRITKAIKDRSDGLKGEIDRYLAVELRNLTTLKENLDLEITNISSNCDIVDKYMNETVEWDDCELMDTKEIFLKTVEFLRHFEYENNDYSRRVRFLVSIDPNQLVMNLATFGDLNIAPHSTPSGSVSSSHLAPPSALQPGLMRSKSDHRLATQFRQQEERSGYNDEPVLGGRKFGERPQRSANNNSNNSDRYGDNRYGRSEYDYDNDYENEPAGRAAKSSRFRSRFVRSHQNEDSDSEQQQQQRQQELDKRKDRVLDSEDVSRGQLSGIIRLSDCQRVVQRLADIGKEKKEKKSDAAVAAQAAVQAAIQAQKAAMQRQQQKNQPTAAAATDEDELARQKRKNTAAGATGAATSTAASGDSSSEQRPNTERVAALRRGGQGASEESDSSSNNQSATAAASPVRTTTASTARAESKPAVSAQVAAVKKTQRSGSSDSSASTESSASSAAAAAAAASAAPSSSSNAQPKAASTARYSSTRESTVTATPEKKPFVSRFLPQHSNPSNANGSADKKKAESESSSEEETSSESESESEAESKPKTSTATSSSSAAKSTPSSAASSTTAAPSAGSSYRDRLEARRASRDDTAATTRSSYATPNSSSSGYGSSSSPRTRPVPAAHHLAETEDRYGSGSGSSSSYTSRFLNKSKSSAIVTQPSLSTPTASFDEDANGTGDDSDSRYGTGRSRYLAMKERRSRLARSRSSHQLGNEDDDLDEPVSPTTVSPSAYLASRYSGYGSSDLARSRSSHALKSRDNSPITDRSAGSSRSALASSADNKDGEALSSWARYLKNKYGNKSSKDTPSGSSVGSARDNHASSSTGAGSHAHSTAGSRSTASDVSRRLSLGLPLRQANELASSDDDGSKNGLGSPTSPTVAAAAAGITGVAGTIPKQVYLRKRQQLFQLGGRGSEPGSFTWPRGLAVGPDNSIVVADSSNHRVQVFDSNGIFVKEFGEYGNGEGEFDCLAGVAVNRIGQYIIADRYNHRIQVLDPQGRFLRAFGSQGIADGKFNYPWGVTTDALGFIYVCDKENHRVQVFQSDGSFVGKFGSCGRGEGQLEHPHYIAVSNTNRVIVSDSNNHRIQIFDVNGKVLSTVGGEGSDDGQFKFPRGVAVDDQGYIFVADSGNNRIQIFNPDGSFLKTFGSWGSGDSEFKGLEGVAIMSNGNILVCDRENHRVQVF, encoded by the exons ATGGAGCAATTCGAACAGTTGTTGACGTGTTGCGTGTGCCTGGACAGGTATCGCATACCGAAGCTGCTGCCATGCCAGCACTCCTTCTGCATGGAGCCCTGCATGGAGGGCCTGGTCGACTATGTGCGGCGTCAG GTCAAATGCCCCGAATGTCGTGCCGAACATCGTATACCCTACAATGGCGTCCAGGCATTTCCCACCAATGTCACGCTGCAGCGTTTTCTGGAGCTGCACATCGAAATTACCGGCGAACTGCCCGATCCCACCTCAG GTCAAATCATGGAGCGCTGCGGCGTTTGCTCCGAGAAAGCCTATCTATCCCACTGTGCCCACTGCGAGAAAAAGATCTGCGAGGACTGCAAGAGCGCACACATGGACATACTGCGACGCGAGATAACCCGCTTCAACTCACAG ATTCGTCGCAGCTTGCATAGACTGCAGGACTCGCTGGCCATCATCGAGAAGAACACGACGAGCTTGCAGACGAACGCGATTAGTGTGACGGAGGAGATTGACGAGATCTATCGGCGCATAACGAAGGCCATTAAGGACAGATCGGATGGCTTGAAGGGCGAAATCGATCGCTATTTGGCCGTGGAGCTGCGCAACCTGACAACGCTTAAGGAGAATCTGGACTTGGAGATCACGAACATTAGCAGCAACTGCGACATTGTCGACAAGTACATGAACGAGACCGTCGAATGGGACGACTGCGAACTGATGGACACCAAGGAAATCTTCCTGAAGACCGTCGAGTTTCTGCGCCACTTTGAGTACGAGAACAACGATTACAGTCGCCGTGTGCGCTTCCTCGTCTCCATAGATCCCAATCAGCTGGTCATGAATCTGGCCACATTTGGAGACTTGAACATAGCGCCGCACTCGACGCCAAGCGGCTCGGTGAGCAGCTCGCATCTGGCGCCGCCCAGCGCACTGCAGCCCGGCCTGATGCGCTCCAAGAGCGATCATCGTCTGGCCACGCAGTTCCGCCAGCAGGAGGAGCGCAGCGGCTACAACGATGAGCCCGTGCTCGGCGGCCGCAAGTTCGGCGAACGGCCTCAGCgcagcgccaacaacaacagcaacaacagcgacaggtACGGCGACAATCGCTATGGACGCTCCGAGTACGATTACGACAACGATTACGAGAACGAGCCGGCGGGTCGAGCCGCCAAATCCTCGCGCTTCCGTTCGCGCTTCGTGCGCTCCCACCAGAACGAGGACTCGGAcagtgagcagcagcagcaacagcgccagCAGGAGCTCGACAAGCGCAAGGATCGCGTCCTGGACAGCGAGGATGTGTCGCGTGGCCAGCTGAGCGGCATCATACGCCTCAGCGACTGCCAGCGCGTTGTGCAGCGCTTGGCGGACATAGGCAAGGAGAAGAAGGAGAAGAAATCGGATGCAGCGGTCGCTGCACAGGCGGCCGTTCAGGCAGCCATCCAAGCGCAAAAGGCCGCCATGCAGCGCCAACAGCAGAAGAACCAGCCAACAGCTGCCGCAGCCACCGACGAGGATGAGCTGGCACGCCAGAAGCGCAAGAATACAGCAGCAGGTGCAACAGGTGCAGCCACCTCCACAGCAGCCAGCGGTGACTCGAGCAGCGAGCAGCGCCCCAATACCGAGCGTGTGGCAGCACTCAGGCGTGGCGGCCAGGGCGCCAGCGAGGagagcgacagcagcagcaataatcAGTCGGCGACAGCGGCGGCATCTCCAGTGCGTACAACGACAGCGTCGACAGCGCGAGCCGAG TCCAAACCAGCCGTGTCCGCCCAGGTGGCCGCTGTGAAGAAGACGCAGCGTTccggcagcagcgacagcagcgccTCCACCGAAAGCTCCGCCAGCTCtgcggcagccgcagcagctgcagccagtgcagcgcccagcagcagcagcaatgcccAACCCAAGGCGGCCAGCACAGCGCGGTACTCCAGCACGCGTGAGAGCACGGTAACGGCCACGCCGGAGAAGAAGCCCTTTGTAAGCCGCTTTCTGCCGCAGCACAGCAATCCGAGCAATGCTAATGGCTCCGCGGACAAGAAGAAGGCCGAGTCGGAGTCAAGCAGCGAGGAGGAGACCAGCTCCGAGTCCGAATCCGAGTCGGAGGCAGAGAGCAAGCCCAAGACAAGCACCgcgaccagcagcagcagcgctgccaaATCGACGCCCAGCAGTGCGGCCAGCTCCACAACGGCGGCCCCATCGGCGGGCAGCAGCTATCGCGATCGCCTGGAGGCGAGACGCGCCTCGCGCGACGACACCGCCGCCACGACGCGCAGCAGCTATGCCACGCCCaactccagcagcagcggctacggcagcagcagctcgccgCGCACACGACCTGTGCCAGCGGCCCATCACCTGGCCGAGACCGAGGATCGctacggcagcggcagcggcagtagCAGCAG CTACACAAGCCGCTTTCTAaacaagagcaagagcagCGCAATTGTAACGCAACCCTCGCTATCCACGCCCACCGCCTCCTTCGATGAGGACGCCAACGGCACCGGCGACGATTCGGACAGCCGCTACGGCACCGGCCGTTCCCGCTATCTGGCCATGAAGGAGCGGCGCTCCCGACTGGCGCGCAGCCGCTCCTCGCATCAGCTTGGCAACGAGGACGACGATCTGGATGAGCCCGTGTCGCCGACAACAGTTTCGCCATCCGCTTACTTGGCCTCAAG GTATAGCGGCTATGGCAGCAGTGATCTGGCGCGCAGTCGCTCCTCGCATGCGCTAAAGTCGCGCGACAATTCGCCAATAACGGATCGGAGCGCCGGCTCGTCGCGCAGCGCGTTGGCCAGCTCGGCGGATAACAAGGATGGCGAGGCGCTCAGCTCGTGGGCGCGCTATTTGAAGAACAAATATGGCAATAAGAGCTCCAAGGATACGCCTAGTGGCAGCAGCGTTGGCAGCGCACGCGACAACCACGCCTCCAGCTCAACGGGGGCGGGGTCGCATGCGCACAGCACTGCTGGCAGCCGAAGCACCGCCAGCGATGTGTCCAGGCGACTGAGCCTGGGCTTGCCACTGCGTCAGGCCAATGAGCTGGCCTCGTCCGACGATGACGGGTCAAAAAACGGGCTAGGCTCCCCTACGTCCCCTacggtagcagcagcagcagccggtaTAACCGGAGTGGCAGGTACTATCCCTAAACAGGTGTACCTGCGCAAGCGCCAGCAGCTGTTCCAGTTGGGGGGCCGGGGGAGCGAGCCCGGATCCTTTACATGGCCGCGCGGCCTAGCCGTCGGCCCGGACAATAGCATCGTCGTCGCCGATTCCAGCAATCATCGCGTCCAGGTCTTCGACTCGAATGGCATCTTTGTCAAGGAGTTTGGCGAATACGGCAACGGCGAGGGTGAATTCGATTGTCTCGCGGGCGTCGCAGTCAATCGCATTGGCCAGTACATCATAGCCGATAG ATACAATCATCGCATACAAGTGCTCGATCCACAAGGACGGTTCCTGCGCGCCTTCGGCTCGCAGGGCATCGCAGATGGCAAATTCAATTATCCTTGGGGCGTAACAACCGATGCACTCGGCTTCATTTACGTTTGCGATAAGGAGAACCACAGAGTGCAG GTTTTCCAATCCGATGGTTCCTTCGTTGGTAAATTCGGTTCCTGCGGCCGCGGCGAGGGCCAACTTGAGCATCCGCATTATATAGCCGTATCGAATACGAATCGTGTTATTGTTTCCGATTCGAATAACCACAGAATTCAG ATATTCGATGTTAATGGCAAGGTGCTGTCCACTGTGGGCGGCGAGGGCTCCGATGATGGTCAATTCAAGTTTCCACG GGGCGTGGCAGTGGATGATCAGGGCTATATATTTGTTGCCGATTCGGGCAATAATCGCATACAGATCTTTAATCCGGATGGCAGTTTTCTAAAGACCTTCGGCTCTTGGGGCTCCGGTGACTCGGAGTTCAAAGGACTCGAGGGCGTGGCCATTATGTCCAATGGCAATATTTTGGTATGCGATCGCGAAAATCATCGTGTTCAGGTATTCTAA
- the tn gene encoding RING finger protein nhl-1 isoform X7 — translation MEQFEQLLTCCVCLDRYRIPKLLPCQHSFCMEPCMEGLVDYVRRQVKCPECRAEHRIPYNGVQAFPTNVTLQRFLELHIEITGELPDPTSGQIMERCGVCSEKAYLSHCAHCEKKICEDCKSAHMDILRREITRFNSQIRRSLHRLQDSLAIIEKNTTSLQTNAISVTEEIDEIYRRITKAIKDRSDGLKGEIDRYLAVELRNLTTLKENLDLEITNISSNCDIVDKYMNETVEWDDCELMDTKEIFLKTVEFLRHFEYENNDYSRRVRFLVSIDPNQLVMNLATFGDLNIAPHSTPSGSVSSSHLAPPSALQPGLMRSKSDHRLATQFRQQEERSGYNDEPVLGGRKFGERPQRSANNNSNNSDRYGDNRYGRSEYDYDNDYENEPAGRAAKSSRFRSRFVRSHQNEDSDSEQQQQQRQQELDKRKDRVLDSEDVSRGQLSGIIRLSDCQRVVQRLADIGKEKKEKKSDAAVAAQAAVQAAIQAQKAAMQRQQQKNQPTAAAATDEDELARQKRKNTAAGATGAATSTAASGDSSSEQRPNTERVAALRRGGQGASEESDSSSNNQSATAAASPVRTTTASTARAEADSATDSDATPTPTQQSKPAVSAQVAAVKKTQRSGSSDSSASTESSASSAAAAAAAASAAPSSSSNAQPKAASTARYSSTRESTVTATPEKKPFVSRFLPQHSNPSNANGSADKKKAESESSSEEETSSESESESEAESKPKTSTATSSSSAAKSTPSSAASSTTAAPSAGSSYRDRLEARRASRDDTAATTRSSYATPNSSSSGYGSSSSPRTRPVPAAHHLAETEDRYGSGSGSSSSALPFSIPYISRPYRARYRKRLADVLREIK, via the exons ATGGAGCAATTCGAACAGTTGTTGACGTGTTGCGTGTGCCTGGACAGGTATCGCATACCGAAGCTGCTGCCATGCCAGCACTCCTTCTGCATGGAGCCCTGCATGGAGGGCCTGGTCGACTATGTGCGGCGTCAG GTCAAATGCCCCGAATGTCGTGCCGAACATCGTATACCCTACAATGGCGTCCAGGCATTTCCCACCAATGTCACGCTGCAGCGTTTTCTGGAGCTGCACATCGAAATTACCGGCGAACTGCCCGATCCCACCTCAG GTCAAATCATGGAGCGCTGCGGCGTTTGCTCCGAGAAAGCCTATCTATCCCACTGTGCCCACTGCGAGAAAAAGATCTGCGAGGACTGCAAGAGCGCACACATGGACATACTGCGACGCGAGATAACCCGCTTCAACTCACAG ATTCGTCGCAGCTTGCATAGACTGCAGGACTCGCTGGCCATCATCGAGAAGAACACGACGAGCTTGCAGACGAACGCGATTAGTGTGACGGAGGAGATTGACGAGATCTATCGGCGCATAACGAAGGCCATTAAGGACAGATCGGATGGCTTGAAGGGCGAAATCGATCGCTATTTGGCCGTGGAGCTGCGCAACCTGACAACGCTTAAGGAGAATCTGGACTTGGAGATCACGAACATTAGCAGCAACTGCGACATTGTCGACAAGTACATGAACGAGACCGTCGAATGGGACGACTGCGAACTGATGGACACCAAGGAAATCTTCCTGAAGACCGTCGAGTTTCTGCGCCACTTTGAGTACGAGAACAACGATTACAGTCGCCGTGTGCGCTTCCTCGTCTCCATAGATCCCAATCAGCTGGTCATGAATCTGGCCACATTTGGAGACTTGAACATAGCGCCGCACTCGACGCCAAGCGGCTCGGTGAGCAGCTCGCATCTGGCGCCGCCCAGCGCACTGCAGCCCGGCCTGATGCGCTCCAAGAGCGATCATCGTCTGGCCACGCAGTTCCGCCAGCAGGAGGAGCGCAGCGGCTACAACGATGAGCCCGTGCTCGGCGGCCGCAAGTTCGGCGAACGGCCTCAGCgcagcgccaacaacaacagcaacaacagcgacaggtACGGCGACAATCGCTATGGACGCTCCGAGTACGATTACGACAACGATTACGAGAACGAGCCGGCGGGTCGAGCCGCCAAATCCTCGCGCTTCCGTTCGCGCTTCGTGCGCTCCCACCAGAACGAGGACTCGGAcagtgagcagcagcagcaacagcgccagCAGGAGCTCGACAAGCGCAAGGATCGCGTCCTGGACAGCGAGGATGTGTCGCGTGGCCAGCTGAGCGGCATCATACGCCTCAGCGACTGCCAGCGCGTTGTGCAGCGCTTGGCGGACATAGGCAAGGAGAAGAAGGAGAAGAAATCGGATGCAGCGGTCGCTGCACAGGCGGCCGTTCAGGCAGCCATCCAAGCGCAAAAGGCCGCCATGCAGCGCCAACAGCAGAAGAACCAGCCAACAGCTGCCGCAGCCACCGACGAGGATGAGCTGGCACGCCAGAAGCGCAAGAATACAGCAGCAGGTGCAACAGGTGCAGCCACCTCCACAGCAGCCAGCGGTGACTCGAGCAGCGAGCAGCGCCCCAATACCGAGCGTGTGGCAGCACTCAGGCGTGGCGGCCAGGGCGCCAGCGAGGagagcgacagcagcagcaataatcAGTCGGCGACAGCGGCGGCATCTCCAGTGCGTACAACGACAGCGTCGACAGCGCGAGCCGAG GCTGACAGCGCCACAGACTCTGATGCAACTCCCACTCCTACCCAACAGTCCAAACCAGCCGTGTCCGCCCAGGTGGCCGCTGTGAAGAAGACGCAGCGTTccggcagcagcgacagcagcgccTCCACCGAAAGCTCCGCCAGCTCtgcggcagccgcagcagctgcagccagtgcagcgcccagcagcagcagcaatgcccAACCCAAGGCGGCCAGCACAGCGCGGTACTCCAGCACGCGTGAGAGCACGGTAACGGCCACGCCGGAGAAGAAGCCCTTTGTAAGCCGCTTTCTGCCGCAGCACAGCAATCCGAGCAATGCTAATGGCTCCGCGGACAAGAAGAAGGCCGAGTCGGAGTCAAGCAGCGAGGAGGAGACCAGCTCCGAGTCCGAATCCGAGTCGGAGGCAGAGAGCAAGCCCAAGACAAGCACCgcgaccagcagcagcagcgctgccaaATCGACGCCCAGCAGTGCGGCCAGCTCCACAACGGCGGCCCCATCGGCGGGCAGCAGCTATCGCGATCGCCTGGAGGCGAGACGCGCCTCGCGCGACGACACCGCCGCCACGACGCGCAGCAGCTATGCCACGCCCaactccagcagcagcggctacggcagcagcagctcgccgCGCACACGACCTGTGCCAGCGGCCCATCACCTGGCCGAGACCGAGGATCGctacggcagcggcagcggcagtagCAGCAG CGCACTGCCCTTTAGCATACCGTACATAAGTAGACCCTACCGGGCGCGCTACCGAAAGCGACTTGCGGATGTTTTGcgtgaaattaaataa